A window of Bacteroidales bacterium genomic DNA:
CTTTCACATCATTGACAAAGTTGTAAATACCTTCGTTAGCAGCTTTTAGAATTGCTGCTAATCCGTATTGCACCGAATGAGCAACACCCGACGATAACGAATATACTACTTTATATATAAGTGCATAACCAAATTTGTCTGTTTTAAAAATAGGTATTAAATCGGGATAAGTTCTATGGAATAGTTTATTAGAAACAGCCAATATTCCAATACGCTGACCGGCATAACTAAAGGCTTTAGAACTTGAAATCAATAGTATGTAGTTGTCGGTATAATTTGCAACCGTTGGTTGATAAGGTGGTTCGCCGGGTTTAGACATGTCTTTTCTGAAGTCCATAGCAAAATAAGCAAGGTCTTCGATAACAACAACATCGTATTGATTAGCTAAATCGCCGATAATTTTTAATTCTTTTTCGGTAAAGCATATCCACGATGGATTATTGGGGTTTGAATATACAATAGAAGAAATATTTCCTTTAGATAAATAGCTTTCAAGTTTTTCTTTGAGTTTGTCGCCACGATAGTTGTAAACGTCGAATGTTTCGTAGGGAATGCCTAAAACTTGATGTTGTTGTTTTTGAACAGGAAAACCGGGGTCGATAAATAAGGTAGTATTTTTCTTTTTATCGGTTTTACTCATCATAAGAAAAGCTGCAAAGCCTCCTTGCATACTGCCTACAGTTGGAACACAG
This region includes:
- a CDS encoding pyridoxal phosphate-dependent aminotransferase is translated as MESVKNTPFDFAIVSDKIKSSGISEIGKATIRELVRLVNNIEQATGKKFIRMEMGVPGLEPSNIGINAEIEALHRGVASKYPMIEGVTELKNEFSRFVKLFMNIDIAPECCVPTVGSMQGGFAAFLMMSKTDKKKNTTLFIDPGFPVQKQQHQVLGIPYETFDVYNYRGDKLKEKLESYLSKGNISSIVYSNPNNPSWICFTEKELKIIGDLANQYDVVVIEDLAYFAMDFRKDMSKPGEPPYQPTVANYTDNYILLISSSKAFSYAGQRIGILAVSNKLFHRTYPDLIPIFKTDKFGYALIYKVVYSLSSGVAHSVQYGLAAILKAANEGIYNFVNDVKEYGERARLLKKVFTDNGFYIVYDKDENEALADGFYFTFAYPNMNAEQLLEELLYYGVSAISLTITGSDRKDGLRACVSQINRNDIPLLEERLKAFRANHPF